The following are from one region of the Caldicoprobacter guelmensis genome:
- the nrdR gene encoding transcriptional regulator NrdR, giving the protein MKCPFCYHMESKVVDSRPTDEGFTIRRRRECTNCGKRFTTYEKIEQMPVFVVKKDGRRESFDRDKIMKGLLKACEKRPVSLKDLEALVQDVEKQIFNSLEQEVTSQQIGQMVMERLKKLDEVAYVRFASVYRQFKDINTFMEELNKLLKEKMNQGE; this is encoded by the coding sequence ATGAAGTGTCCTTTCTGTTACCACATGGAGAGCAAGGTGGTGGACTCTCGACCCACCGATGAAGGCTTTACCATTCGCAGGCGGCGGGAGTGCACAAACTGCGGCAAACGTTTTACCACTTATGAAAAAATTGAACAAATGCCGGTGTTTGTAGTCAAGAAAGACGGGAGAAGGGAATCCTTTGACAGGGACAAGATCATGAAGGGGTTGCTCAAGGCCTGCGAGAAAAGGCCTGTCTCCCTTAAGGATTTAGAAGCCTTGGTGCAGGATGTGGAAAAGCAGATATTCAATTCCCTGGAGCAGGAGGTCACCAGCCAGCAGATCGGACAGATGGTGATGGAAAGGCTGAAGAAGCTGGACGAGGTGGCCTATGTGCGCTTTGCCTCGGTGTACAGGCAGTTTAAAGATATAAATACCTTTATGGAAGAGTTGAACAAGCTTTTGAAGGAAAAGATGAAT
- a CDS encoding HepT-like ribonuclease domain-containing protein, with protein MKKVEPYLKHILQECEFLIEKSEGLEYEKFINDPVLTRAFVRSLEIIGEAVKNIPQDFREKYYEF; from the coding sequence ATGAAAAAAGTTGAACCTTACCTTAAACACATTTTGCAAGAGTGTGAATTTCTTATAGAGAAGTCTGAAGGTTTGGAGTATGAGAAGTTTATTAATGACCCTGTACTGACGCGGGCTTTTGTCAGGAGTCTAGAAATAATTGGTGAAGCAGTAAAAAATATCCCTCAAGATTTCAGAGAAAAATATTATGAATTTTGA
- a CDS encoding nucleotidyltransferase family protein, which yields MEELRGLDRNEQQIKTLEDIIKVLKAHSKEIAEKYGIKSIRVFGSYVEGKQKETSDLDLIVVFEETPSLIELVQIEEELGRMVGVKVDLLTEEAISPFIKPYIREVEVLS from the coding sequence ATGGAAGAATTACGCGGGTTAGATAGAAATGAACAGCAAATCAAAACATTGGAGGATATTATAAAAGTTTTGAAAGCACATAGTAAGGAAATAGCAGAAAAATATGGAATAAAGAGCATAAGGGTTTTTGGCTCTTATGTAGAAGGAAAGCAGAAAGAAACAAGTGATCTTGATTTGATAGTGGTTTTTGAAGAAACGCCTTCTCTTATTGAACTTGTGCAGATTGAAGAAGAGCTCGGCAGGATGGTTGGTGTAAAAGTGGATTTACTAACAGAAGAAGCGATAAGTCCATTTATAAAACCTTATATAAGGGAAGTTGAGGTATTGTCATGA
- a CDS encoding YlmC/YmxH family sporulation protein, whose translation MEKTSDFRQKEVINIRDGKRLGVIIDMEFDLQSGRITAIVVPGPSRWLGFLKGDQDLVIPWENIKKIGDDVILVDVDPSITKR comes from the coding sequence ATGGAGAAGACTTCTGACTTCAGGCAAAAAGAGGTTATAAACATAAGGGACGGCAAGCGATTGGGCGTGATAATAGATATGGAGTTTGACCTGCAAAGCGGCAGGATCACGGCCATTGTGGTGCCCGGCCCCAGCCGCTGGCTGGGATTTTTAAAAGGCGACCAGGACCTGGTCATCCCCTGGGAGAACATAAAGAAGATAGGGGACGACGTCATACTTGTGGATGTCGACCCATCTATTACGAAAAGGTGA
- the sigG gene encoding RNA polymerase sporulation sigma factor SigG, translating to MAANKVEICGVDTSKLPVLSNEKMRELLERMRAGDKSARDEFIQGNLRLVLSVIQRFNNRGENIDDLFQVGCVGLIKAIDNFDLSQNVKFSTYAVPMIIGEIRRYLRDNNSIRVSRSLRDIAYKALQVRDQLISKNSREPTITEIANELNLPREEVVFALDAIQDPISLFEPIYHDGGDAIYVMDQVKDEKNEDDSWLEGIALREAMKKLNEREKLILTLRFFEGRTQVEVAKEIGISQAQVSRLEKTALAHMRKYI from the coding sequence ATGGCGGCAAACAAAGTTGAGATTTGCGGAGTTGACACTTCGAAGTTGCCCGTGCTCTCCAATGAGAAGATGCGCGAACTGCTTGAACGTATGCGGGCAGGCGATAAGAGCGCAAGGGATGAATTCATACAGGGGAACCTCAGGCTGGTATTGAGCGTCATTCAAAGGTTTAATAACCGCGGAGAAAACATAGATGACCTTTTTCAAGTAGGGTGTGTCGGACTCATTAAGGCTATTGATAATTTTGACCTTTCCCAAAATGTGAAGTTTTCAACCTATGCGGTACCCATGATCATAGGGGAGATAAGGCGGTATCTCAGGGACAACAATTCCATAAGGGTTAGCCGCTCCTTGAGGGATATAGCATATAAGGCGCTACAGGTGAGAGACCAGCTCATAAGCAAAAATTCCAGGGAGCCAACCATAACCGAGATTGCCAATGAGCTTAACCTTCCCAGGGAAGAGGTGGTGTTTGCCCTTGATGCCATACAGGACCCGATCTCGCTGTTTGAGCCTATATATCACGATGGGGGCGATGCCATCTACGTCATGGATCAAGTAAAGGACGAAAAGAACGAGGACGACAGCTGGCTTGAAGGTATCGCTTTGAGGGAGGCCATGAAAAAGCTCAACGAGAGGGAAAAGCTCATATTGACCCTGAGGTTTTTTGAGGGCAGGACCCAGGTAGAGGTGGCCAAGGAGATAGGCATTTCGCAGGCTCAGGTGTCAAGGCTTGAGAAGACCGCACTGGCACATATGAGGAAGTATATATAA
- the sigE gene encoding RNA polymerase sporulation sigma factor SigE — protein sequence MRYYFFIMKLLVKFPQLKSLPIFYISGSEALPPPLTDEEEDQLLHRLEKGDTSVKSTLIERNLRLVVYIARKFENTKVGVEDLVSIGTIGLIKAVNTFDPTKRIKLATYASRCIENEILMYLRRNCKVRSEVSFDEPLNVDWDGNELLLSDILGTDNDLVYKNIEDQVERQLLDMAINKLSKREKRIVELRFGLKSGKEKTQKEVADMLGISQSYISRLEKRIIKRLKKEISRMV from the coding sequence ATGCGATACTATTTTTTCATAATGAAGCTTCTTGTCAAGTTTCCGCAGCTTAAAAGCCTGCCCATATTTTATATAAGTGGGAGCGAAGCCCTTCCGCCCCCGCTTACCGATGAAGAGGAGGATCAACTGCTTCACAGGTTGGAAAAGGGGGATACTTCTGTAAAGAGCACCCTGATCGAGCGAAACTTAAGGCTGGTGGTGTATATTGCCAGAAAGTTTGAAAATACAAAGGTTGGCGTGGAAGACTTGGTCTCGATAGGCACCATCGGGCTTATCAAAGCGGTCAACACCTTTGACCCAACCAAAAGGATCAAGCTGGCCACTTATGCCTCAAGATGCATAGAAAACGAGATCCTGATGTATTTGAGAAGGAATTGCAAGGTAAGGTCAGAGGTATCCTTCGATGAGCCGTTGAATGTGGATTGGGATGGGAATGAACTGCTGCTTTCCGACATCCTTGGCACAGACAACGACCTGGTGTATAAGAATATAGAGGACCAGGTGGAGAGGCAGCTGCTTGACATGGCCATCAACAAGCTCTCGAAAAGGGAGAAGCGCATAGTTGAGCTGAGGTTTGGCTTGAAAAGCGGCAAGGAAAAGACGCAGAAAGAGGTGGCCGATATGCTTGGGATCTCCCAATCGTACATATCGCGGCTGGAAAAAAGGATAATAAAAAGGTTAAAAAAGGAAATTAGTCGCATGGTGTGA
- the spoIIGA gene encoding sigma-E processing peptidase SpoIIGA gives MFHGVEYRYVDVLWLDNFVMNFSILWITLKVSRVKGSFWRLWTSAGIGALYAIIFFIPGFEVLHSFFLKMALSLVMVLVAFKVSSFKDFLRAWAFFYAVTFVFGGVALGLYFFTQESVVTDKGIFVMKDYPVSKLMVAVLLSGTLMRAMWRFVRLHIPKDQLLYKVKIQLGDKETIVDALLDTGNMLLDPLSKHPVMIVELSKIEDLLPPEVRMMLAVCQKGEIQSAVQVVSQSKWLERVRVIPYVSVGNSNGVLIGLKPDGVMVLKGGEWHAVANVIVGLYSHKLSKDEHYHALVHPEMVA, from the coding sequence ATGTTCCATGGGGTAGAGTACAGGTATGTGGATGTACTGTGGCTGGATAATTTCGTCATGAACTTTTCTATATTGTGGATTACATTAAAGGTATCCAGGGTAAAAGGCTCTTTTTGGAGGTTGTGGACTTCGGCGGGGATAGGCGCGCTGTACGCCATCATATTCTTTATACCGGGATTTGAGGTTTTGCACAGCTTTTTCTTGAAAATGGCTCTATCTTTGGTGATGGTGCTGGTGGCGTTTAAAGTGAGCTCATTTAAGGATTTTTTGAGGGCATGGGCTTTCTTTTATGCCGTTACCTTTGTTTTTGGAGGTGTTGCTCTAGGCTTATATTTTTTTACCCAGGAGTCCGTGGTTACAGACAAAGGCATTTTTGTGATGAAGGATTATCCAGTGAGCAAGCTGATGGTGGCCGTTCTGCTTTCGGGCACATTGATGCGTGCCATGTGGCGGTTTGTCCGCCTGCATATCCCAAAAGACCAGCTCCTCTATAAAGTAAAAATACAGCTTGGTGATAAAGAAACCATAGTAGATGCGCTGCTTGATACAGGCAATATGCTGCTTGACCCATTGAGCAAGCACCCGGTTATGATAGTGGAGCTTTCGAAGATTGAAGACCTGCTGCCCCCGGAAGTGCGGATGATGCTGGCCGTATGCCAAAAAGGTGAGATACAGTCAGCTGTGCAGGTTGTAAGCCAGTCAAAGTGGCTTGAGCGGGTCAGGGTGATCCCTTATGTTTCGGTTGGGAACTCAAACGGCGTATTGATAGGCCTTAAGCCTGACGGCGTCATGGTATTGAAAGGCGGGGAATGGCATGCTGTTGCAAACGTAATAGTAGGGCTATACAGCCATAAGTTGTCAAAGGATGAGCATTATCACGCTTTAGTTCATCCGGAGATGGTGGCTTGA
- the ftsZ gene encoding cell division protein FtsZ gives MIEFDIDMEQFAEIKVVGVGGGGNNAVNRMIQFGLKGVEFIAVNTDKQALYASQANQKIQIGEKLTKGLGAGANPEIGQRAAEESREEIAQAIKGADMIFITAGMGGGTGTGAAPVIAEIAKELGILTVGVVTKPFSFEGRQRMLNAEKGIQELKQRVDTLITIPNDKLLQIVEKRTSILEAFRIADDVLRQGVQGISDLIAVPGLINLDFADVRTIMKEKGLAHMGIGRASGEGRALEAAKQAIQSPLLETTIEGARGVLLNITGGENLSLYEVNEAAELVAQAADPDANIIFGAVIDESLQDEIRITVIATGFEEKNKRDEGKKKIERAAEKLFSSPRDDDDLDIPIFLRRTRG, from the coding sequence TTGATAGAGTTTGATATTGATATGGAACAGTTTGCTGAAATCAAGGTGGTAGGGGTAGGGGGCGGCGGAAACAACGCTGTCAACAGGATGATACAGTTTGGCCTCAAAGGGGTAGAATTTATAGCAGTAAATACCGATAAGCAGGCTTTGTACGCTTCGCAGGCCAATCAAAAGATACAGATTGGCGAAAAGCTGACCAAGGGGTTGGGTGCCGGCGCCAATCCCGAAATTGGGCAAAGGGCAGCGGAGGAGAGCCGTGAAGAGATTGCTCAAGCGATCAAAGGCGCTGATATGATATTTATAACGGCCGGTATGGGTGGGGGTACGGGAACGGGGGCTGCCCCGGTTATTGCCGAAATTGCCAAGGAGCTGGGCATCTTAACCGTAGGGGTAGTTACCAAGCCTTTTTCGTTTGAAGGCAGGCAGAGGATGCTTAACGCCGAAAAGGGCATCCAGGAGCTCAAGCAAAGGGTTGATACCCTGATCACCATACCCAATGACAAGCTGTTGCAGATCGTCGAAAAGCGCACGTCCATACTGGAGGCTTTCAGGATAGCCGACGATGTGTTGAGGCAGGGCGTGCAGGGCATCTCGGACCTCATAGCCGTTCCGGGCCTTATCAATTTGGATTTTGCCGACGTGAGGACTATCATGAAGGAGAAAGGGTTGGCGCACATGGGCATTGGCAGGGCCAGCGGCGAAGGGCGTGCTTTGGAGGCGGCAAAGCAGGCCATACAAAGTCCGCTGCTTGAGACCACCATTGAAGGCGCGCGGGGCGTATTGCTGAACATAACGGGGGGCGAGAATTTAAGCCTTTATGAGGTCAACGAGGCGGCAGAGCTGGTGGCGCAGGCTGCAGACCCCGATGCCAATATAATCTTTGGAGCGGTGATCGACGAGAGCCTGCAGGACGAAATACGGATTACCGTCATAGCTACCGGGTTTGAGGAGAAAAATAAAAGGGATGAAGGCAAAAAGAAGATAGAGAGAGCGGCAGAAAAGCTGTTTTCAAGCCCCAGGGACGACGATGACCTTGATATACCTATATTTTTGAGGCGAACCAGGGGATAA
- a CDS encoding small basic family protein, whose amino-acid sequence MPCLSKEVSKLLLPLIGVLLGIILGLVLPIHIPMAYSSYMSIAVLAALDSVFGGIRASLEQKFEPDAFISGFFGNAFLAAGLAYIGDRLDVPIYLAAIFAFGTRLFQNFALIRRHLLNRWRERIRQ is encoded by the coding sequence ATGCCGTGCCTGTCGAAGGAGGTGAGTAAATTGTTGTTGCCCCTCATCGGCGTTTTGCTGGGCATAATACTGGGGCTGGTCTTGCCCATACATATACCCATGGCGTATTCGTCCTATATGTCAATTGCTGTTCTTGCGGCTTTGGACTCGGTTTTCGGCGGGATACGGGCCAGCCTGGAGCAAAAGTTTGAACCAGATGCCTTTATATCCGGCTTTTTTGGCAATGCGTTTTTGGCTGCCGGCCTGGCCTATATAGGAGACAGGCTGGATGTGCCCATATACCTGGCAGCCATATTTGCCTTTGGCACAAGGCTTTTCCAGAATTTCGCTTTAATCAGGCGCCACCTTTTAAATCGCTGGCGTGAAAGAATCAGGCAATGA
- a CDS encoding DUF881 domain-containing protein, with amino-acid sequence MKTRKDLLILSFMVMLLSFFIVKCFDKQRIGYDIGVATSAYKIQELISQLKALQETNRQLKEGLRQKEAVLNKYEAEATEKLYKGEEVRKQLEQARVLAGLTDLEGPGVEIILNDRKKDTIMPEEHYSISDFIVHDIDLLEVVNELKAAGAEAIAINGARILATSRISCGGPTITVGANQRFAPPFVIHAIGDPNALADYFKRPDSIYHILTFYGLEFSIKKLDNVKIPRYYGKVDFNYAVPVEGGE; translated from the coding sequence ATGAAGACGAGGAAGGACTTATTGATTTTAAGCTTTATGGTCATGCTTTTGAGCTTCTTCATTGTAAAGTGCTTTGATAAGCAGAGGATAGGCTATGATATTGGGGTTGCCACTTCGGCGTACAAGATCCAGGAGCTTATAAGCCAGCTTAAAGCTCTGCAGGAGACAAACCGCCAGCTAAAAGAAGGGTTGCGCCAAAAAGAGGCTGTGCTCAATAAATACGAGGCAGAGGCTACAGAAAAGTTATATAAGGGTGAGGAGGTCAGAAAGCAGCTTGAGCAGGCGAGGGTCCTGGCAGGGCTTACCGACCTTGAAGGGCCGGGAGTAGAGATTATACTCAATGATCGAAAAAAGGACACCATTATGCCGGAGGAGCACTATTCCATCTCAGACTTTATCGTCCACGACATAGACCTGTTGGAGGTGGTCAATGAGCTTAAAGCGGCGGGCGCTGAGGCCATTGCCATAAACGGCGCAAGGATACTGGCGACATCCAGGATAAGCTGTGGAGGCCCTACCATCACGGTGGGTGCCAACCAGCGGTTTGCGCCGCCGTTTGTCATCCATGCCATTGGTGATCCCAATGCGCTGGCCGACTATTTCAAAAGGCCGGACAGCATTTATCATATACTGACGTTCTATGGCCTGGAGTTCAGCATCAAGAAATTGGACAATGTAAAGATACCGCGTTATTATGGCAAAGTAGATTTCAATTATGCCGTGCCTGTCGAAGGAGGTGAGTAA
- a CDS encoding DUF881 domain-containing protein, which translates to MRKSLSAQLSITLVSLILGLALAAQFKNVQRVGGSVSLQRTQELTQQVQRLRQENEALEARIEEYEKRIREFENAVQSEGESNRLIYEELERTRMLAGLVDLQGPGVVVTVDVKYVGEWGQDAIVQNVRYDDLLKLVNELNAAGAEAIAINGERVIATTEIRNAGDYIVINTNRYSAPFEIRAIGNPDTLEAALKLLGGVADDLGVYLQINIKRVDNIRIPRYRGTFQYKFAKPVQDTGTKG; encoded by the coding sequence ATGAGAAAATCCTTAAGCGCCCAATTATCTATAACCCTTGTGAGCTTGATACTGGGACTGGCTTTGGCTGCACAATTCAAAAATGTACAGAGGGTTGGTGGAAGCGTTTCGCTGCAGCGTACCCAGGAGCTCACCCAGCAGGTGCAGCGGTTAAGGCAAGAAAATGAGGCGTTGGAGGCGCGTATAGAGGAATATGAGAAGAGGATAAGGGAGTTTGAAAACGCCGTTCAGAGCGAGGGTGAGAGCAATAGGCTGATTTACGAGGAGCTGGAACGCACAAGGATGCTGGCCGGGCTGGTGGACCTTCAAGGGCCCGGCGTGGTGGTGACCGTCGATGTCAAGTATGTTGGTGAGTGGGGTCAGGACGCCATTGTCCAGAATGTGCGCTACGATGACCTGCTGAAGCTGGTTAACGAGCTCAATGCTGCCGGTGCAGAGGCCATTGCTATAAACGGCGAGAGGGTCATAGCCACCACCGAAATACGGAATGCGGGGGACTATATAGTCATAAACACCAATCGTTACTCGGCGCCTTTCGAGATAAGGGCCATTGGGAACCCCGACACGCTGGAGGCTGCCCTTAAGCTGCTGGGTGGGGTTGCCGACGACCTTGGGGTGTACCTGCAGATCAACATCAAAAGGGTGGACAACATCAGGATCCCCAGATACAGAGGGACTTTTCAATACAAGTTTGCAAAGCCGGTTCAGGACACCGGTACCAAGGGTTGA
- a CDS encoding cell division protein FtsQ/DivIB, with translation MGNGRKKGLFLLLFLLVVLVVMVYIGTEVFQVKKVTVTGNQNIKDDDIIRIAGIPAGQNIFKIDRKQIKENVESNPLLKVLNIYFKYPDEVIINVEERKPVAAIPYLGSYVVIDIEGHVMEIRSDLEDMPYPLVQGLSLRGCTIGKPLSVADWYQMKALSRVLEEIYRQHLEGDISEVIVDNPNDIYLVSRNGTLIRLGQAIEVDKKLKWLKTPNFHQIDSTGASGILDVSISNQAIFKPLEHKSDKGKAEKEHEEEVKQ, from the coding sequence ATGGGAAACGGAAGAAAAAAGGGGTTATTCCTGCTATTGTTTTTGTTGGTAGTACTGGTTGTAATGGTGTATATTGGAACAGAGGTGTTCCAAGTAAAAAAGGTGACCGTAACAGGTAATCAAAACATAAAAGATGACGATATTATTAGAATAGCAGGAATACCCGCAGGTCAAAATATTTTTAAAATAGATAGAAAGCAAATAAAAGAAAATGTTGAAAGTAATCCCCTTTTAAAGGTTTTAAATATATATTTTAAATACCCTGATGAGGTTATTATAAATGTGGAAGAGAGAAAGCCGGTGGCGGCCATACCCTACCTGGGGTCTTATGTCGTCATCGACATAGAAGGCCATGTAATGGAGATACGCAGTGACCTAGAGGACATGCCTTATCCTCTGGTACAGGGGTTAAGCTTGCGGGGTTGCACCATCGGGAAACCACTTTCGGTTGCTGATTGGTACCAGATGAAGGCTTTAAGCCGTGTACTGGAAGAGATATACAGGCAGCACTTGGAGGGGGATATTTCGGAGGTCATTGTGGATAATCCAAATGATATTTACCTTGTTTCTCGAAACGGCACGCTCATAAGGCTGGGACAAGCTATAGAGGTTGATAAGAAGTTGAAATGGCTTAAAACCCCCAATTTCCATCAAATTGACAGCACGGGAGCAAGTGGTATACTGGATGTGAGCATCTCAAACCAGGCCATATTCAAACCTCTAGAGCATAAATCAGATAAAGGAAAAGCTGAGAAAGAGCACGAGGAAGAGGTGAAACAATGA
- the murA gene encoding UDP-N-acetylglucosamine 1-carboxyvinyltransferase, which produces MAKYVINGGRRLEGKIRVGGAKNAILPILAAVLLTEKQVVLHDCPDLLDVKKTILILESIGCKVKREGRDLIIDPSTVTSCAIPDCYVREIRSSIIFLGAMLSRAGRARVTYPGGCEIGQRPIDLHLKGLRQLGVLIDESNGYLDCVVPKMEGGVIHLDYPSVGATENIMLAAVKAKGRTVIHNAAKEPEIVDLQNFINAMGGNVRGAGTNTIVVEGVHRGFHEVEYTIIPDRIVAGTYMVAAAITGGDVLIDNVIPEHVQSIIHKLKEVGCTVQIQDSCIRVKSKHRLRAIEHIKTLPYPGFPTDMQAQFTSLLSVARGTSIITETIFENRFRHVPELVRMGANIRIDGQTAIIHGVKALKGANVVAKDLRGGAALVLAGLRAEGQTVVENAFYIDRGYEHLEVALRGIGADIVKSNDG; this is translated from the coding sequence ATGGCAAAATATGTAATAAACGGCGGCAGGCGATTGGAGGGGAAGATACGTGTAGGTGGTGCCAAGAATGCCATTCTGCCTATACTGGCTGCGGTTTTGCTCACCGAAAAACAGGTAGTTTTACACGATTGCCCAGATCTCCTGGATGTTAAGAAGACCATATTGATACTCGAGTCTATCGGCTGCAAGGTAAAGAGGGAGGGCAGGGATTTAATCATTGACCCCTCTACTGTGACCAGCTGTGCCATACCGGATTGCTATGTCCGGGAGATTCGTTCGTCCATAATATTTTTAGGGGCCATGCTTTCCAGGGCCGGGAGGGCTAGAGTCACATATCCCGGAGGTTGTGAGATAGGGCAGCGACCCATTGACCTCCACCTTAAAGGGCTCAGGCAGCTGGGAGTACTTATAGACGAATCCAACGGCTACCTGGATTGCGTTGTCCCTAAGATGGAGGGGGGAGTAATTCATTTAGATTATCCCAGCGTGGGGGCTACCGAAAACATAATGCTGGCAGCCGTAAAGGCCAAGGGACGTACCGTAATCCACAATGCCGCTAAAGAGCCCGAGATCGTGGACCTGCAAAACTTCATCAATGCCATGGGCGGGAATGTGCGAGGGGCGGGCACAAATACCATAGTGGTGGAAGGCGTACACCGCGGCTTTCATGAGGTTGAGTATACCATCATCCCCGACCGCATTGTGGCGGGCACATATATGGTGGCGGCTGCCATAACAGGCGGCGATGTCCTGATCGACAACGTGATACCTGAGCATGTTCAATCCATTATACACAAGCTGAAGGAAGTCGGGTGTACCGTTCAAATTCAGGACTCATGTATAAGGGTGAAAAGTAAACACCGGCTTAGGGCCATAGAGCACATCAAGACTTTACCCTATCCAGGTTTTCCTACCGATATGCAGGCGCAATTCACCAGCCTGCTGTCGGTGGCCAGGGGGACCAGCATAATAACCGAGACAATATTTGAAAACAGGTTTAGGCATGTGCCCGAGCTTGTAAGGATGGGGGCCAACATCAGGATTGACGGCCAGACCGCCATCATACACGGGGTCAAGGCGTTAAAAGGCGCCAATGTTGTAGCTAAGGATTTGAGGGGAGGAGCGGCGCTGGTACTGGCTGGGCTGCGCGCCGAAGGCCAAACCGTTGTGGAAAACGCTTTTTACATTGACAGGGGTTATGAACATCTCGAGGTTGCATTACGCGGCATAGGAGCTGATATTGTGAAGTCAAACGATGGATAA
- the spoVE gene encoding stage V sporulation protein E, with product MNKRPKKAPKHKKPFDYPILLTIVILVAFGTIMVFSASFYYAQVRWGDKYYFFKRQCLWAVVGFVAMAFTANLDYWKLRKFSKPLLMLSILLLAAVLVVGVERNNAKRWLNIGGLSIQPSEIAKFALVLFLADSMARRKDRIKSFFQGVVPYLLLTGLLFGLIMLQPNMSTAGSLVLLVMVMLFVSGARLWHLGLLVGGGAAAAAALVKAAEYRLERWVAFLDPWKDPLETGYQIIQSLYSLGAGGLFGMGLGESRQKYLYIPYPETDFIFAIIGEELGFVGCTLLILLFVILIWRGLKIAITAPDLFGCLLAAGITGMIGIQTVINIAVVTASMPPTGLPLPFISFGGSSLAIFMASIGVLLNISKYAKAG from the coding sequence GTGAACAAAAGGCCCAAAAAAGCCCCAAAGCATAAGAAGCCATTTGATTATCCCATTTTGCTCACTATTGTAATCCTCGTCGCCTTTGGCACCATCATGGTGTTCAGCGCCAGCTTTTATTACGCACAGGTCAGGTGGGGGGATAAATACTACTTTTTCAAGCGCCAGTGTCTGTGGGCGGTTGTAGGCTTTGTAGCCATGGCATTTACGGCAAACTTGGATTATTGGAAGCTTAGAAAGTTTTCAAAGCCCTTGCTGATGCTGAGCATATTGCTTTTAGCTGCTGTTTTGGTTGTGGGGGTGGAACGGAATAATGCCAAGCGCTGGCTCAATATAGGGGGGTTGAGCATACAGCCTTCGGAGATCGCCAAATTTGCGCTTGTGCTGTTTTTGGCCGATAGCATGGCCCGGCGGAAGGACAGGATAAAATCTTTCTTCCAGGGTGTGGTGCCCTACCTTCTGCTAACGGGGTTGCTGTTTGGACTCATCATGCTGCAGCCCAATATGAGCACGGCGGGAAGCCTGGTACTGCTTGTGATGGTGATGCTGTTTGTATCGGGTGCCAGGCTATGGCATCTGGGTTTGCTGGTTGGCGGTGGCGCCGCTGCAGCCGCTGCCCTTGTTAAGGCGGCTGAGTATCGGCTGGAAAGGTGGGTGGCATTTTTAGACCCATGGAAGGACCCACTGGAGACGGGATACCAGATCATTCAGTCGCTGTATTCTTTAGGCGCGGGTGGCTTATTTGGGATGGGGCTGGGTGAGAGCAGGCAAAAGTATCTTTATATACCATATCCAGAGACCGACTTTATATTCGCCATTATAGGCGAGGAACTGGGATTTGTCGGATGTACGCTGCTCATACTGCTGTTCGTCATCCTGATATGGAGGGGATTGAAGATAGCCATTACAGCTCCTGACCTGTTTGGGTGCCTGCTGGCAGCGGGGATCACGGGCATGATAGGCATCCAGACCGTCATAAACATAGCGGTGGTGACGGCATCCATGCCCCCTACCGGGTTGCCCCTCCCGTTTATAAGCTTTGGTGGTTCTTCGCTGGCCATTTTCATGGCCAGCATAGGGGTGCTGCTCAATATCTCAAAATACGCCAAAGCAGGTTAA